A single Diachasmimorpha longicaudata isolate KC_UGA_2023 chromosome 10, iyDiaLong2, whole genome shotgun sequence DNA region contains:
- the LOC135166940 gene encoding neogenin isoform X6: MDYFPRLIILLLSGVAGGVSVTSALHFKVEPEDTTVEEGGPARLDCTASSAFGPVTIQWRSEDGQPINFIGDVYRSQLANGSLYVTSVTSDNAETTGKYQCLASVDDVGAIVSGAAEIKVATLPEFQEEPRDTMVYLGQIAYLVCSLPMIERGRVRVHWLKDEHPLMIDDSRMSLMPSGALEIDDVRTQDVGAYRCNVSGYGQSRLSRKAQLSLLTSDLDQAPTAPIFIAKPHQQVAIEGSTITLECAANGYPKPTILWLKDGITVDLAALDSRYREVAASSLMITDVMEEDNGSYQCRAENRVETLDAVAEVVVQVPPRFVKRPEDKVANKNQDLEFECEISGKPEPRVTWLKNGERITLSEYWQLVNSNNLRINGLLAIDAGIFQCIGVNPAGSVQAAARLTINIPNDTDGPDVAEGSVPSAPRNLSVVIVKSRFVTLRWEEPENTNGDALTYNLYYKQEGAQRERVLSTGHKQLDAVIRSLQPGVTYEFRVVAHNLRGAGASSDTLKVTTHSEADVPSPPLNLKGMATSPSSIKLSWQEPTVLNGRISKYIITYMEGEGEGEKVRETTSTTHELIDLIPYTEYSIWVHAVNENGPGASTGEISIKTFSAPPSEPPHNVTLEAASSTSIIIRWEPPLEGRNGIITGYKIRYRKQDRRYPSDTITTEGNQRLYSLTGLERHSVYHIRIAALNAKGIGPWTEWLPIETYENDLDESAVPSAPSALKWEVMANSILLRWSPPKDDGIKVRGYIVGWGKGFPDGYTQRLDGKQRFFSLENLEPLSEYVITLRATNEAGEGPPIYDNVRTTEKSVPESLAPLIPPVGLKAIVLSANTVVLYWTDNSLSKSQYVTDNRYYLVRYGPYHPGSFNSKYKYFNASDLNCMINDLKPNTQYEFTVKTRKGKRESPWSMLVLNQTQEAEPTTSPRDLVVQGSEDRPSSVILKWQPPKQPNGQIIGYILSYSTDNTKRDRDWLVEGIVGNRTEYVVKGLRPGTSYYFKMQARNLKGYGPFSSTVMFKTLPSNGMDYYDDLHDGDGKGLSGVFIYIIVGCTIVLLTGIAIVVVFVCCKRNPDSPDRKKSYMKDPAQKTNIKPPDLWIHHDQMELKALEKSSMNGEASTSGVVSNTLPRSGNSDYSQENVTVNSSSLDKRTYVPSYMGSMDEKCSTLSRQHSRGKPKLITLPVDGGPMTHPVATATPLVNGSMSQPTIHNTCTDGSGSRPTYPRTVAQYSLSRAHITLEPTPESSPDSCSMPSTYDQLNSLTYGSSGPTYTANSNYAPGHYGGREQSSNGPGSTGTGVSGGTGGVSSTGTDTGSVKRLQGHPLKSFSVPAPPPQSAPSTPQQKHGMSQVTVRPSVSGSPYKKQLGSTSQLTKNRLASVSSASHTPEEIERLKPSYSTEELNQEMANLEGLMKDLNAITASEFEC; encoded by the exons TATCGGTAACATCTGCCCTCCACTTCAAAGTGGAGCCCGAAGACACAACGGTGGAGGAGGGTGGCCCAGCGCGTTTAGACTGTACCGCTTCAAGTGCCTTTGGTCCAGTGACAATTCAATGGAGGAGTGAGGATGGTCAGCCCATAAATTTTATAGGCGATGTTTATCGCTCTCAATTGGCCAATGGATCGCTCTATGTAACGAGTGTTACCTCGGACAACGCCGAGACAACGGGGAAGTATCAGTGTTTAGCATCGGTGGATGATGTCGGAGCGATTGTGTCGGGGGCTGCGGAAATCAAGGTCGCGACACTTCCGGAATTCCAGGAGGAGCCGCGGGATACTATGGTGTATCTGGGACAGATAGCTTATCTCGTTTGCTCGTTACCTATGATTGAGAGAGGTAGAGTTAGGGTGCATTGGCTGAAGGACGAACATCCTCTGATGATTGATGACAGCAGAATGAGTCTTATGCCGTCTGGGGCATTGGAGATCGATGACGTGAGGACGCAGGACGTCGGGGCGTACAGATGCAACGTCAGTGGATACGGTCAATCTCGCCTTAGCAGGAAAGCCCAACTGTCCCTTCTCACCAGCGACCTGGACCAAGCCCCAACGGCTCCAATATTTATCGCTAAGCCTCATCAACAAGTCGCAATTGAAGGTTCTACCATTACCCTCGAGTGTGCGGCAAATGGTTACCCAAAGCCAACAATCCTCTGGCTGAAGGATGGAATAACCGTGGACTTGGCAGCGCTGGACTCTCGCTACCGCGAGGTAGCAGCCTCCAGTCTCATGATCACTGATGTCATGGAGGAGGACAATGGCTCCTACCAATGTAGGGCTGAAAACCGAGTGGAGACGCTTGATGCAGTTGCTGAAGTCGTAGTCCAGGTGCCTCCCAGATTTGTCAAGCGACCAGAGGACAAGGTGGCGAACAAGAATCAAGACTTGGAGTTTGAGTGCGAGATTTCTGGAAAGCCAGAGCCCCGGGTTACTTGGCTGAAGAATGGCGAGAGGATCACGCTCAGTGAATATTGGCAGCTAGTCAACAGTAATAATTTGAGAATCAATGGCCTCCTTGCTATTGATGCCGGGATCTTCCAGTGCATCGGGGTCAATCCTGCTGGCAGTGTTCAGGCAGCTGCTAGGCTAACCATCAATATTCCGA ATGACACAGATGGCCCTGATGTAGCTGAAGGAAGTGTACCATCAGCCCCTCGAAACCTCAGTGTCGTCATCGTCAAGTCGAGGTTTGTCACTCTGAGGTGGGAGGAACCAGAGAACACGAACGGTGATGCTCTGACCTACAATCTCTATTACAAACAGGAGGGAGCACAAAG GGAACGAGTGCTGAGCACAGGCCATAAACAACTTGACGCAGTGATCAGAAGTCTTCAGCCTGGTGTCACCTACGAGTTTCGAGTGGTCGCCCATAACCTCCGAGGGGCAGGCGCCTCCTCAGACACCCTCAAGGTAACCACTCACTCAGAGGCTGACGTTCCAAGTCCCCCACTGAATCTCAAGGGCATGGCGACCAGTCCCAGCAGTATCAAACTCTCCTGGCAGGAACCCACGGTCCTCAATGGTCGCATCTCCAAGTACATCATCACCTACATGGAGGGAGAAGGCGAGGGTGAGAAAGTACGGGAAACAACGAGCACCACCCACGAGCTGATAGACCTGATACCGTATACGGAGTACAGTATCTGGGTTCATGCTGTTAATGAGAATGGACCTGGGGCATCGACTGGGGAAATCTCCATTAAGACTTTCAGCGCTCCTCCCTCTGAGCCACCCCACAATGTCACACTAGAGGCGGCTAGCTCAACAAGCATCATCATCAGGTGGGAACCGCCCCTGGAAGGGCGGAATGGCATAATCACTGGGTATAAAATTCGGTATAGGAAGCAGGATAGGCGATATCCTTCTGACACGATCACCACTGAAG GAAACCAACGTCTCTACTCCCTGACTGGTCTCGAGCGTCACTCGGTCTACCACATCCGAATTGCCGCCCTAAATGCCAAGGGGATAGGCCCTTGGACCGAGTGGCTGCCAATAGAGACATACGAGAACGATCTCGATGAATCGGCGGTCCCCTCGGCCCCAAGTGCACTCAAGTGGGAGGTGATGGCCAACTCTATACTGCTCCGGTGGAGTCCTCCCAAGGACGACGGTATCAAGGTTCGCGGGTATATTGTTGGCTGGGGCAAAGGCTTTCCTGATGGTTACACGCAACGCCTTGATGGTAAACAGCGATTCTTCTCACTGGAGAACCTCGAGCCCCTGTCGGAGTACGTCATCACTCTGAGAGCTACCAATGAAGCTGGGGAGGGTCCTCCTATTTACGATAATGTCAGGACTACTGAGAAGTCCGTACCGGAATCCCTAGCTCCTCTCATACCTCCGGTTGGACTTAAGGCCATTGTTCTGTCCGCCAACACTGTCGTACTTTACTGGACTGATAATTCTTTGTCTAAGAGCCAGTATGTGACTGATAACAG GTACTACTTGGTGCGATACGGTCCCTATCACCCCGGGTCTTTCAATTCGAAGTACAAATATTTCAACGCGAGTGATCTCAACTGCATGATAAACGACCTCAAGCCCAATACGCAGTACGAATTCACAGTGAAGACGAGGAAAGGCAAGAGAGAGTCGCCCTGGAGTATGCTTGTCCTCAACCAGACCCAGGAGGCCGAACCGACCACTTCTCCAAGGGACCTCGTAGTTCAGGGGAGTGAGGACAGACCCAGTTCGGTTATACTCAAGTGGCAACCCCCCAAGCAACCCAATGGACAGATCATCGGCTACATTCTGTCGTACTCCACGGACAATACAAAGCGAGACAGGGATTGGCTGGTGGAGGGCATCGTCGGGAATAGGACGGAGTATGTCGTGAAGGGCCTGAGACCTGGCACCAGTTACTACTTCAAGATGCAAGCGAGAAATCTCAAGGGGTATGGGCCATTCTCCTCGACGGTGATGTTCAAGACACTTCCCA GCAATGGAATGGATTACTATGACGATTTGCATGACGgag ATGGTAAGGGCCTTTCCGGAGTTTTTATCTATATCATCGTCGGCTGCACTATCGTTCTCCTCACGGGAATAGCCATTGTCGTCGTATTCGTCTGCTGCAAACGTAACCCAGATTCTCCAGATCGTAAAAAGAGCTACATGAAAGATCCGGCCCAGAAAACGAACATAAAACCCCCCGATCTGTGGATTCATCACGATCAGATGGAGCTCAAGGCCCTGGAAAAATCATCCATGAACGGGGAGGCATCCACAAGTGGAGTCGTCAGTAACACTCTCCCAAGATCTGGAAATTCTGATTACAGTCAGGAGAATGTCACTGTTAACTCCAGTTCTCTGGACAAACGAACATACGTTCCCAGTTATATGG GGAGCATGGATGAAAAGTGTTCGACCCTGAGCAGACAACACAGTCGTGGTAAACCAAAACTCATTACATTACCTGTTGACGGTGGACCAATGACACATC CAGTAGCAACAGCAACACCATTGGTTAATGGCAGCATGTCCCAGCCGACGATCCACAACACCTGCACAGACGGTTCAGGCTCCAGGCCGACTTACCCCAGGACCGTTGCACAGTATAGCCTGAGTCGAGCCCACATAACTCTAGAGCCCACGCCGGAATCATCCCCTGATTCTTGCTCCATGCCGAGCACTTACGATCAACTGAATTCGCTGACGTATGGGTCGTCAGGCCCCACGTACACGGCCAACAGTAATTATGCCCCAGGGCATTACGGCGGAAGGGAGCAGTCTTCCAATGGACCTGGAAGCACAG GAACAGGCGTTTCTGGTGGTACCGGTGGAGTCTCCTCGACGGGCACGGATACTGGGAGTGTCAAACGTCTTCAGGGACATCCCCTGAAGAGCTTCAGTGTTCCAGCTCCCCCACCGCAGTCGGCGCCATCGACTCCCCAGCAGAAGCACGGAATGTCACAGGTTACGGTAAGGCCAAGTGTGTCGGGAAGTCCTTACAAGAAGCAGCTCGGCTCCACCAGTCAATTGACGAAGAATCGACTGGCCTCAGTCTCTTCCGCATCTCACACGCCCGAGGAGATCGAGAGACTCAAGCCCTCCTACAGCACCGAAGAGCTCAATCAGGAGATGGCCAACCTGGAGGGCCTTATGAAGGATTTGAATGCCATCACGGCCTCGGAGTTTGAATGTTGA
- the LOC135166940 gene encoding neogenin isoform X5 — protein sequence MDYFPRLIILLLSGVAGGVSVTSALHFKVEPEDTTVEEGGPARLDCTASSAFGPVTIQWRSEDGQPINFIGDVYRSQLANGSLYVTSVTSDNAETTGKYQCLASVDDVGAIVSGAAEIKVATLPEFQEEPRDTMVYLGQIAYLVCSLPMIERGRVRVHWLKDEHPLMIDDSRMSLMPSGALEIDDVRTQDVGAYRCNVSGYGQSRLSRKAQLSLLTSDLDQAPTAPIFIAKPHQQVAIEGSTITLECAANGYPKPTILWLKDGITVDLAALDSRYREVAASSLMITDVMEEDNGSYQCRAENRVETLDAVAEVVVQVPPRFVKRPEDKVANKNQDLEFECEISGKPEPRVTWLKNGERITLSEYWQLVNSNNLRINGLLAIDAGIFQCIGVNPAGSVQAAARLTINIPKKNSSKTTTPKSAMKKKKLSHQRLYNNTWQHPSTLLGHTSAPYTPHPLSMDDPSDLHREIDDPIPLYDPASHFLDDTDGPDVAEGSVPSAPRNLSVVIVKSRFVTLRWEEPENTNGDALTYNLYYKQEGAQRERVLSTGHKQLDAVIRSLQPGVTYEFRVVAHNLRGAGASSDTLKVTTHSEADVPSPPLNLKGMATSPSSIKLSWQEPTVLNGRISKYIITYMEGEGEGEKVRETTSTTHELIDLIPYTEYSIWVHAVNENGPGASTGEISIKTFSAPPSEPPHNVTLEAASSTSIIIRWEPPLEGRNGIITGYKIRYRKQDRRYPSDTITTEGNQRLYSLTGLERHSVYHIRIAALNAKGIGPWTEWLPIETYENDLDESAVPSAPSALKWEVMANSILLRWSPPKDDGIKVRGYIVGWGKGFPDGYTQRLDGKQRFFSLENLEPLSEYVITLRATNEAGEGPPIYDNVRTTEKSVPESLAPLIPPVGLKAIVLSANTVVLYWTDNSLSKSQYVTDNRYYLVRYGPYHPGSFNSKYKYFNASDLNCMINDLKPNTQYEFTVKTRKGKRESPWSMLVLNQTQEAEPTTSPRDLVVQGSEDRPSSVILKWQPPKQPNGQIIGYILSYSTDNTKRDRDWLVEGIVGNRTEYVVKGLRPGTSYYFKMQARNLKGYGPFSSTVMFKTLPSNGMDYYDDLHDGDGKGLSGVFIYIIVGCTIVLLTGIAIVVVFVCCKRNPDSPDRKKSYMKDPAQKTNIKPPDLWIHHDQMELKALEKSSMNGEASTSGVVSNTLPRSGNSDYSQENVTVNSSSLDKRTYVPSYMAVATATPLVNGSMSQPTIHNTCTDGSGSRPTYPRTVAQYSLSRAHITLEPTPESSPDSCSMPSTYDQLNSLTYGSSGPTYTANSNYAPGHYGGREQSSNGPGSTGTGVSGGTGGVSSTGTDTGSVKRLQGHPLKSFSVPAPPPQSAPSTPQQKHGMSQVTVRPSVSGSPYKKQLGSTSQLTKNRLASVSSASHTPEEIERLKPSYSTEELNQEMANLEGLMKDLNAITASEFEC from the exons TATCGGTAACATCTGCCCTCCACTTCAAAGTGGAGCCCGAAGACACAACGGTGGAGGAGGGTGGCCCAGCGCGTTTAGACTGTACCGCTTCAAGTGCCTTTGGTCCAGTGACAATTCAATGGAGGAGTGAGGATGGTCAGCCCATAAATTTTATAGGCGATGTTTATCGCTCTCAATTGGCCAATGGATCGCTCTATGTAACGAGTGTTACCTCGGACAACGCCGAGACAACGGGGAAGTATCAGTGTTTAGCATCGGTGGATGATGTCGGAGCGATTGTGTCGGGGGCTGCGGAAATCAAGGTCGCGACACTTCCGGAATTCCAGGAGGAGCCGCGGGATACTATGGTGTATCTGGGACAGATAGCTTATCTCGTTTGCTCGTTACCTATGATTGAGAGAGGTAGAGTTAGGGTGCATTGGCTGAAGGACGAACATCCTCTGATGATTGATGACAGCAGAATGAGTCTTATGCCGTCTGGGGCATTGGAGATCGATGACGTGAGGACGCAGGACGTCGGGGCGTACAGATGCAACGTCAGTGGATACGGTCAATCTCGCCTTAGCAGGAAAGCCCAACTGTCCCTTCTCACCAGCGACCTGGACCAAGCCCCAACGGCTCCAATATTTATCGCTAAGCCTCATCAACAAGTCGCAATTGAAGGTTCTACCATTACCCTCGAGTGTGCGGCAAATGGTTACCCAAAGCCAACAATCCTCTGGCTGAAGGATGGAATAACCGTGGACTTGGCAGCGCTGGACTCTCGCTACCGCGAGGTAGCAGCCTCCAGTCTCATGATCACTGATGTCATGGAGGAGGACAATGGCTCCTACCAATGTAGGGCTGAAAACCGAGTGGAGACGCTTGATGCAGTTGCTGAAGTCGTAGTCCAGGTGCCTCCCAGATTTGTCAAGCGACCAGAGGACAAGGTGGCGAACAAGAATCAAGACTTGGAGTTTGAGTGCGAGATTTCTGGAAAGCCAGAGCCCCGGGTTACTTGGCTGAAGAATGGCGAGAGGATCACGCTCAGTGAATATTGGCAGCTAGTCAACAGTAATAATTTGAGAATCAATGGCCTCCTTGCTATTGATGCCGGGATCTTCCAGTGCATCGGGGTCAATCCTGCTGGCAGTGTTCAGGCAGCTGCTAGGCTAACCATCAATATTCCGA agaaaaattcttccaaGACAACGACGCCAAAATCAGCgatgaagaaaaagaaattgtcTCATCAACGATTGTATAATAACACTTGGCAGCATCCTAGTACCCTTCTTGGTCATACATCAGCACCATATACCCCCCATCCACTGTCCATGGACGATCCCTCCGATTTGCACCGTGAAATTGACGATCCCATTCCCCTGTACGACCCTGCCTCCCATTTTCTAGATGACACAGATGGCCCTGATGTAGCTGAAGGAAGTGTACCATCAGCCCCTCGAAACCTCAGTGTCGTCATCGTCAAGTCGAGGTTTGTCACTCTGAGGTGGGAGGAACCAGAGAACACGAACGGTGATGCTCTGACCTACAATCTCTATTACAAACAGGAGGGAGCACAAAG GGAACGAGTGCTGAGCACAGGCCATAAACAACTTGACGCAGTGATCAGAAGTCTTCAGCCTGGTGTCACCTACGAGTTTCGAGTGGTCGCCCATAACCTCCGAGGGGCAGGCGCCTCCTCAGACACCCTCAAGGTAACCACTCACTCAGAGGCTGACGTTCCAAGTCCCCCACTGAATCTCAAGGGCATGGCGACCAGTCCCAGCAGTATCAAACTCTCCTGGCAGGAACCCACGGTCCTCAATGGTCGCATCTCCAAGTACATCATCACCTACATGGAGGGAGAAGGCGAGGGTGAGAAAGTACGGGAAACAACGAGCACCACCCACGAGCTGATAGACCTGATACCGTATACGGAGTACAGTATCTGGGTTCATGCTGTTAATGAGAATGGACCTGGGGCATCGACTGGGGAAATCTCCATTAAGACTTTCAGCGCTCCTCCCTCTGAGCCACCCCACAATGTCACACTAGAGGCGGCTAGCTCAACAAGCATCATCATCAGGTGGGAACCGCCCCTGGAAGGGCGGAATGGCATAATCACTGGGTATAAAATTCGGTATAGGAAGCAGGATAGGCGATATCCTTCTGACACGATCACCACTGAAG GAAACCAACGTCTCTACTCCCTGACTGGTCTCGAGCGTCACTCGGTCTACCACATCCGAATTGCCGCCCTAAATGCCAAGGGGATAGGCCCTTGGACCGAGTGGCTGCCAATAGAGACATACGAGAACGATCTCGATGAATCGGCGGTCCCCTCGGCCCCAAGTGCACTCAAGTGGGAGGTGATGGCCAACTCTATACTGCTCCGGTGGAGTCCTCCCAAGGACGACGGTATCAAGGTTCGCGGGTATATTGTTGGCTGGGGCAAAGGCTTTCCTGATGGTTACACGCAACGCCTTGATGGTAAACAGCGATTCTTCTCACTGGAGAACCTCGAGCCCCTGTCGGAGTACGTCATCACTCTGAGAGCTACCAATGAAGCTGGGGAGGGTCCTCCTATTTACGATAATGTCAGGACTACTGAGAAGTCCGTACCGGAATCCCTAGCTCCTCTCATACCTCCGGTTGGACTTAAGGCCATTGTTCTGTCCGCCAACACTGTCGTACTTTACTGGACTGATAATTCTTTGTCTAAGAGCCAGTATGTGACTGATAACAG GTACTACTTGGTGCGATACGGTCCCTATCACCCCGGGTCTTTCAATTCGAAGTACAAATATTTCAACGCGAGTGATCTCAACTGCATGATAAACGACCTCAAGCCCAATACGCAGTACGAATTCACAGTGAAGACGAGGAAAGGCAAGAGAGAGTCGCCCTGGAGTATGCTTGTCCTCAACCAGACCCAGGAGGCCGAACCGACCACTTCTCCAAGGGACCTCGTAGTTCAGGGGAGTGAGGACAGACCCAGTTCGGTTATACTCAAGTGGCAACCCCCCAAGCAACCCAATGGACAGATCATCGGCTACATTCTGTCGTACTCCACGGACAATACAAAGCGAGACAGGGATTGGCTGGTGGAGGGCATCGTCGGGAATAGGACGGAGTATGTCGTGAAGGGCCTGAGACCTGGCACCAGTTACTACTTCAAGATGCAAGCGAGAAATCTCAAGGGGTATGGGCCATTCTCCTCGACGGTGATGTTCAAGACACTTCCCA GCAATGGAATGGATTACTATGACGATTTGCATGACGgag ATGGTAAGGGCCTTTCCGGAGTTTTTATCTATATCATCGTCGGCTGCACTATCGTTCTCCTCACGGGAATAGCCATTGTCGTCGTATTCGTCTGCTGCAAACGTAACCCAGATTCTCCAGATCGTAAAAAGAGCTACATGAAAGATCCGGCCCAGAAAACGAACATAAAACCCCCCGATCTGTGGATTCATCACGATCAGATGGAGCTCAAGGCCCTGGAAAAATCATCCATGAACGGGGAGGCATCCACAAGTGGAGTCGTCAGTAACACTCTCCCAAGATCTGGAAATTCTGATTACAGTCAGGAGAATGTCACTGTTAACTCCAGTTCTCTGGACAAACGAACATACGTTCCCAGTTATATGG CAGTAGCAACAGCAACACCATTGGTTAATGGCAGCATGTCCCAGCCGACGATCCACAACACCTGCACAGACGGTTCAGGCTCCAGGCCGACTTACCCCAGGACCGTTGCACAGTATAGCCTGAGTCGAGCCCACATAACTCTAGAGCCCACGCCGGAATCATCCCCTGATTCTTGCTCCATGCCGAGCACTTACGATCAACTGAATTCGCTGACGTATGGGTCGTCAGGCCCCACGTACACGGCCAACAGTAATTATGCCCCAGGGCATTACGGCGGAAGGGAGCAGTCTTCCAATGGACCTGGAAGCACAG GAACAGGCGTTTCTGGTGGTACCGGTGGAGTCTCCTCGACGGGCACGGATACTGGGAGTGTCAAACGTCTTCAGGGACATCCCCTGAAGAGCTTCAGTGTTCCAGCTCCCCCACCGCAGTCGGCGCCATCGACTCCCCAGCAGAAGCACGGAATGTCACAGGTTACGGTAAGGCCAAGTGTGTCGGGAAGTCCTTACAAGAAGCAGCTCGGCTCCACCAGTCAATTGACGAAGAATCGACTGGCCTCAGTCTCTTCCGCATCTCACACGCCCGAGGAGATCGAGAGACTCAAGCCCTCCTACAGCACCGAAGAGCTCAATCAGGAGATGGCCAACCTGGAGGGCCTTATGAAGGATTTGAATGCCATCACGGCCTCGGAGTTTGAATGTTGA